The segment CCGGAGGTTTTCGCGACCCTCACGCAGGTGCCGTCGCCACAGGGCGTGCTCGGCGTCGCGCCGCGGCCCGCGGCCTCGGCGCTGCCGTCCGCGGCCGGGTCGGAGACGCTCGCCGTGGTGCTCGACGCGGTTCAAGACCCCGGAAACGTCGGCGCTATCGTCCGCACGGCGGTCGCGTGCCGCGCGACGCTCGTCGTCGTGGCCGGCGCGACCGCCGATCCGTTCGCCCCGAAGGCCCTCCGCGCGTCGGCGGGGGCGGCGTTCCAGGTGCCGGTCGGGTTTGCGGCCGGGGCCGCGGAGGCGGACGGCGCGCTGCGGGCGGCCGGGATGCGCATCGTGGTGGCCGACGCGCACGCGGGGGAGGCCGCGACCGCGGCGACGTGGCGCCGCCCGCTCGCTCTCGTACTCGGCAGCGAAGCGGAAGGGCCGGCCG is part of the bacterium genome and harbors:
- a CDS encoding RNA methyltransferase; this translates as PEVFATLTQVPSPQGVLGVAPRPAASALPSAAGSETLAVVLDAVQDPGNVGAIVRTAVACRATLVVVAGATADPFAPKALRASAGAAFQVPVGFAAGAAEADGALRAAGMRIVVADAHAGEAATAATWRRPLALVLGSEAEGPAAVWRAHGALAVRVPVLGPVESLNVAAAAAVLLYQAAGLLAPRACGGGGGGGDRVLY